CGCCTTTTTTCATCTCACCCAGGGTATCGAGGACCTTCTTCGTGATGTTCTTTTTGATGATCTCGACCTGACGGTTGTTCTGGAGGATTTCCCTCGAGACATTAAGCGGGAGGTCCGAGGAATCCACAACACCCCGTATGAACCTCAGATAAAGCGGTAGCAGCGCCTCGCAATGTTCCATGATCTGGACTCTCTTCACGTAGAGGGTCGGGCCGATCTTAAATTCCTTGTAAAAGATGTCAAAAGGCGCCCGCGAAGGAATAAAGAGGAGAGCAGTGAATTCCGAGGTCCCTTCTGCTTTATAATGGATAACCTTGGCAGGGCCGGAAAAATCATGGGAGATGTGGCGGTAGAATTCATGGTACTCTTCTGGCGAGACCTCGGCCTTATCTTTCAGCCAGATGGCCTTTCTCGAATTCAGGGTTTCTTCTTCTTTTACCGCAACCTTCTGACCCTTGGCGATCTCGGACTCTCTTTCCCGTTCTACCTCCATGACGATGGGATGTTCAATGAAGTCGGAGTATTTCCTGACGATTCGCCGTATCTCCCATTCGTCAAGATACTTTTTTTCGTCCTCCTTGAGGTGGAGAATGACATCCGTTCCCTTCCCGTCTTTTTCGACCTCTTCCACGGTAAAGGAACCGTCCGCCGTTGATTCCCATTTTACGGCCCTCTTCGTCTGGATTCCCGCCTTCCGCGAGATGACAGTGATCCTGTCTGCCACCATGAAGGATGAGTAGAAACCGACTCCGAACTGGCCGATCAATTCGGGGTTATTCTTGATCTCCTTGCTCTGGAGGGCCATGAGAAATTCCTTTGTTCCGGAATGGGCGATCGTTCCGAGTGCTTCAACCGCCTCTTCCCTGGTCATGCCGATTCCGTTGTCCCTTACCGTGAGAGTGCCGGCTTTTCTGTCGGGAATTAGGCAGATCTTCCACTCGCCATCCTTTTCGAGGATGTCGCTGTTCGTGAGGGATTCATATCGCGCCTTGTC
The Thermodesulfovibrionales bacterium DNA segment above includes these coding regions:
- the htpG gene encoding molecular chaperone HtpG, with protein sequence MTVQTLEFRTEVKELLDLMIHSLYSHKEVFLRELISNASDAIDKARYESLTNSDILEKDGEWKICLIPDRKAGTLTVRDNGIGMTREEAVEALGTIAHSGTKEFLMALQSKEIKNNPELIGQFGVGFYSSFMVADRITVISRKAGIQTKRAVKWESTADGSFTVEEVEKDGKGTDVILHLKEDEKKYLDEWEIRRIVRKYSDFIEHPIVMEVERERESEIAKGQKVAVKEEETLNSRKAIWLKDKAEVSPEEYHEFYRHISHDFSGPAKVIHYKAEGTSEFTALLFIPSRAPFDIFYKEFKIGPTLYVKRVQIMEHCEALLPLYLRFIRGVVDSSDLPLNVSREILQNNRQVEIIKKNITKKVLDTLGEMKKGEYESYLTFHKEFGRVLKEGIHYDFSRREQVADLLLFSSAKTGPDSYTTLQSYIDSMKEGQEEIYYITGASRDEVLKSPYLETFSEKDYDVLIMLDEIDDFIFSGFEYKGKKFKSVVKGEISLDTSKDKDQARKKYEKLIELIKDALKEEVKDVRLSGRLKDSACCLVSDEGAPDANMERLMRAMGQDVPAMKKILEINPSHPVFESMKGLFEKDRESPLLREYIGLLYDQALLMEGSKPKDPVAFAKSITKLMVENARQAT